In Chitinophaga nivalis, a single genomic region encodes these proteins:
- a CDS encoding DUF3347 domain-containing protein — protein sequence MSFKVCVPVGTFLLAATLLACQQNTSKQEGQEQTVAGEALQAPYNPVFYDSLQTAMQSYYQLSAALVKADTAAANVAAAGLKLHVDSLPVSLLQMDSTHLGTISSTTGSISAELLAFPAEATLEGKREAFQMVSEMLFDLVRNTGLKGQTIYHQYCPMAFDNKGAYWLSDKPGILNPYFGDEMLECGETKDTLRYK from the coding sequence ATGAGTTTTAAAGTATGCGTTCCCGTTGGCACCTTCTTACTGGCTGCCACGTTACTGGCTTGTCAGCAGAATACCTCCAAACAGGAAGGGCAGGAGCAAACAGTGGCCGGCGAAGCCCTGCAGGCGCCTTACAACCCCGTTTTCTATGACTCCCTGCAAACGGCGATGCAATCTTATTATCAGCTGTCGGCAGCCCTGGTAAAGGCAGATACAGCCGCCGCCAATGTAGCGGCAGCGGGCCTGAAATTGCATGTAGATAGTTTGCCGGTATCATTGTTGCAAATGGATAGCACACATCTGGGAACGATCAGCAGCACCACCGGCAGTATCAGTGCCGAACTATTGGCTTTCCCGGCGGAAGCTACCCTGGAAGGCAAACGGGAGGCATTTCAGATGGTATCGGAAATGTTGTTTGACCTGGTACGGAACACCGGCCTGAAAGGGCAGACCATTTATCACCAGTATTGCCCGATGGCTTTCGATAATAAAGGAGCTTACTGGCTGAGTGATAAGCCGGGTATTCTGAATCCTTATTTTGGAGATGAGATGCTGGAGTGCGGAGAAACGAAAGATACTTTGCGTTACAAGTAG